TCAACGCCATTCATATGTTCTCTCCGTTCAATCATCGAACAAGAAGAATGCAAAACCTGCATCGGTTGCCCAGTCTAATCAGCACCGGCAATTCTGACCACGCGAAGCCAGACACCAGTGAAGCCTCAACCTAGCCTTGTCCAAGCAACGCCATTCAACACGCGGCGTCAGTACTACTTCCGCGTACACTCGACCAAGACGCGTCCTCCAGTCATCCAGAATTCCGTCGCAAGCTGCCACCTCATCGTGTTAGGATGAACGCACGTTCGAAAGAGCTCTATCCCCACCAAGGAGATTCAAAATGAACGATCGATCTGACAAAGCCCGGCGGCGTGGGTTCATGCAAATGGCGGGCGTGGCCGGTGCTTCACTGACGCTCAATGAGTTTGGTTTCTTGGGTCGCCTTCCATCCGTGTCGGCAAGCGAAACACAACTGCCTGCCGGTTCGGTGGAGTTCTCGCCAGACATCGAACCGCTGGTCAGACTGCTGGAAGAGACACCGCGTTCCAAAGTGATCGAAACGTTTGCCGCCAAGATCCAATCAGGCACCAGCTACCGAGACATTTTGGCCGCCTTGTTGTTGGCTGGCGTTCGCAACGTGCAACCACGCCCCAGCGTCGGCTTTAAGTTCCACGCCGTGTTGGTTGTCAACTCAGCCCACCTTGCCAGCCTGGCGGCCCCCGACTCCGATCGTTGGCTGCCCATCTTCTGGGCTCTCGACTATTTCAAATCGGCACAAGCTCGCGACATTTCCGAAGGCGACTGGACGATGGCCGCAGTCGACGAATCCAAGGTGCCGCCCTCGCACAAAGCCGAACAAGCGTTTCGCGTTGCCATGGATTCATGGGATGTGGAGGCGGCCGACGTCGCTATCGTCTCGTTATGCCGGACCGCACCCGCATCCAAGATCTTCGACATCCTGGCTCATTACGGCTGCCGCGACTTTCGCAGCATCGGCCACAAAGCAATCTATGTCGCAAACTCCTTCCGAACTCTCCAGTGCATCGGATGGCGTTTCGCCGAACCCGTGCTCCGGTCCCTCACCTACGCGATCCTCAATCACACCGGTGAACCGAATCCTTCGACCAGCGACTTGAAGGCTGACGAAGCCTGGCGAGTCACCATCGCCAAGCAAGACACAGTGGGAAAGAACTGGAGTCATGGGCGAATTGACAGCGGCGCCACATTGTCACTGCTAGGTTCGCTGCGAGACGCATCACCGAGCGAGGCCGTTTCAGTCACCGCCGAAATGCTAGCCAGCGGAATCGCTCCACAGTCAATCAGCGATGCTCTGTTCTTGTCCGCCGGCGAGATGCTCGGCCAACAACCCGGCATCGTCTCACTGCATTCCGCAACTTCAACCAATGCGTTGCAGTACGCGTTCCGAACGGCCTATCAGGATCAAACCCGTCGAGAACTGTTGTTACAAAACGCAGCATTCATTCCCTACTTCCGTGAGTCCATGCGATCACGCGGCAAACTGCGGTCGACTCAAATCGACACCAACACCGCGAGTGAAACAAACGAACAACCGCTCGGCATCAACGAGATCTTCAACCGCGTTTCGGCTAACCGCCAACAAGCATCCGCCGCGATGCGCAGCTACCTGGACTCAGGCGGGCCACCTGAACAACTGATCGACGCCGCTCGCCGACTTGTTTTCCTGAAAGGAAACGACTCCCACGATTACAAATTCAGTTCCGCCGTGCTGGAAGACTACTACTGGATCTCACCCGAGTTTCGAGCACCATACCTCGCCAGTGCCGCGTATCTGTTGCCCGGGTCCAAGGATCGAGACAACGGACTGGTTAACCGAGTTCATGCAGCTCTTGCATAGAACACTTGCATAGAACACTTGCATAGAACACTTGCATAGAACACTTACGCAAAACAACCGAGCCAGCACACGCCCGTCACTGCGGCGACAATGACCCGCAATTATACACCTGGACAAGAAGGTTATTCTTCCGGTTTTTCAAGCGAAGGGCTTTCAAACGTGAGACGTCCAGACAAGGGCTACCTTGATCGTTTCATCACATTCGACGAACCCGCTCGCCTCTCGCTGGCACAATGCTAAGATGTTGCCAACGTAAACCATGCACGGGGTACTGATGCCATCCGTGCCCTTCGACTCCCACTGCGATTTTTCGCGAGAGACCCATCTCATGCAAATCACGCTTACGCCAATGACGACGCGTTACTGCCTCATCGTCCTGATGTTATTCGCTTGTTTGGCGGGACTGGGGCGTTTCAACGGATCGACTGTTGCAGCGGAACCGCCTGCGGAAACAACGCCCGCTGAAACAACGCCCGCTGAGACAACGGAGACCGAGGGCGACGAGACACCTTCACAAACGGTCGATGCCGATTCCGAAGGAGCCGAAGAGATCGATCCTTTGGCAGTCCCCGACGGATCCGTCGAGGATCTCTTCGAGTTCATGGCCGACCTACTCAAGAAAGCTCCACGGCAAAAACCACCAGAGCTTCTCGACTCGCTCAACGCCGTAGTCAAAACCGCTGCGAAGATTCGCACCGTCGAAGGCGTTACTCTTGACGAAGAAATTCAGGCCATTCAGCGACAACTGCAAATCCAAAGCTTCCTGGTTCGGATGGCACCCAATCAAAAGCAGGAATTTGAAGACTTCGTCCAATCGCTAGCGGAAGACGAAAGACCACAGATTCAGGGCATTGGTATGGTTTACCAAATGCAACCCGAAATCCGTGCAGTTCGATCCAAGACCAACGAAGAGCAATTGGATTTGATCGCCCGAGTTAACAAGGTACTCGACACAATCGGCCCTTCCAGAAATGCCTACTCGCTAGGATCCCAACTCGCTCGGGGGCTGGAAGCTGGCAGCCCCAACTTGGCAATCACTGTCTACGAAGACCTAGCCGCTCGCCTGCAGTCCAGCGACGAGGCGGAAATCCAAAGCCTCGCGGATCGTTTGCAAGGTGCCATTCGCCAACTCAAGCTAGTCGGAAATCCCATCGAACTAAGCGGACCGACTGATCAAGACAAGCCGTTTGACTGGGACGCTTACCGAGGCAAAATCGTGCTGGTCGATTTCTGGGCCTCGTGGTGTGGACCGTGTCGAGGTGAAATCCCCAACATGAAACGTAACTTGGCCGCGTACGCCGATGATTTCGATATCGTTGGAATCAACATGGACACCAAACAAGCGACCATGGAAAAGTACATCAACAGCGAAGACATCGGTTGGGTGAACATCATCGGCGAAGAGGAAACCGGCACCGGCTGGGACCATCCCATCGCAAAACATTATGGCGTTTCGGGAATTCCCAAAGCAATATTGGTTGACCGCGAAGGCATCGTCGTCTCCTTGTCGGCAAGAGGTCGAAAGCTAGATCAACTTCTGGCTGACTTAATCGGGCCGCTTCCCGAAGAAGAAACGGATGCAGACGCCGAAGAAGAGGAGCCTAGTGAAGATTCGGACGAGACTGCCGACGATAAGCCGACCGACAACTAGGCGGACAACTCGCCTAACGGCGAGCAAACTAACGAGCAGCGCGTCGAGCGTCTGGCAACCTCATGCTTGGGGCAATAGAAGCATGAACGTAAACCATCTCGACGCGCATCCAGTGGTTGTGGCAGACGTTCGTATGTCTCGCGACTCCAC
The DNA window shown above is from Neorhodopirellula lusitana and carries:
- a CDS encoding TlpA family protein disulfide reductase, which translates into the protein MQITLTPMTTRYCLIVLMLFACLAGLGRFNGSTVAAEPPAETTPAETTPAETTETEGDETPSQTVDADSEGAEEIDPLAVPDGSVEDLFEFMADLLKKAPRQKPPELLDSLNAVVKTAAKIRTVEGVTLDEEIQAIQRQLQIQSFLVRMAPNQKQEFEDFVQSLAEDERPQIQGIGMVYQMQPEIRAVRSKTNEEQLDLIARVNKVLDTIGPSRNAYSLGSQLARGLEAGSPNLAITVYEDLAARLQSSDEAEIQSLADRLQGAIRQLKLVGNPIELSGPTDQDKPFDWDAYRGKIVLVDFWASWCGPCRGEIPNMKRNLAAYADDFDIVGINMDTKQATMEKYINSEDIGWVNIIGEEETGTGWDHPIAKHYGVSGIPKAILVDREGIVVSLSARGRKLDQLLADLIGPLPEEETDADAEEEEPSEDSDETADDKPTDN